One Lytechinus variegatus isolate NC3 chromosome 11, Lvar_3.0, whole genome shotgun sequence DNA segment encodes these proteins:
- the LOC121424478 gene encoding carbohydrate sulfotransferase 15-like translates to MKNNCKFSILKWAIVAIIICELIVLDNREYLAATFFNTISRITITPLPKSSYINTTTRRILEVNYTIRYGKAEHSNHSSLYFFSDEGKCQGLSCKWSTMPGATRELVKWAPEIFEKVPLDFLGNFKNPCWLRNKTELNCLPYFYVIGTSKCGTTDIWEKILSHPDVINVPKEPHWWGPRRLGFTGTPCHGKEVLAIRKLTGGEDDSSFEWYLNLYKSLGVPKIISNNVTAATGIPYYPKVFGDASISTSYTIGLDWTKTFPNASEPVYTNAQLLRAVQPNAKIILMVRDPTVRAISYYWYSFGNGNPKSFHDITVKQIGCLRDCLQKHNIRYCAYAAGCPYTVFPALKGGLYSVFARDWMEAFSPDGVLVIRLEDLETQPLSTYRKIIKFLDLGQLSEERENEIIYAPKKNVNRRRKQILPETKQILDDFYAPYNKDMALLMKDDKFLYPVT, encoded by the exons ATACTGAAATGGGCAATAGTTGCAATCATAATATGCGAATTGATTGTACTAGATAATCGGGAATATCTGGCGGCTACATTCTTTAACACGATTTCTAGGATAACAATCACACCGCTTCCTAAATCAAGTTACATCAATACAACTACCCGAAGAATACTGGAGGTGAATTACACTATTCGATATGGAAAAGCTGAACATTCAAACCATTCATCCCTTTATTTCTTCTCGGATGAGGGAAAGTGTCAAGGACTTTCCTGTAAATGGTCTACAATGCCTGGTGCCACTAGAGAACTTGTCAAGTGGGCTCCTGAG ATATTTGAGAAAGTACCCCTGGACTTCCTTGGAAACTTCAAAAATCCATGTTGGCTACGGAACAAGACGGAACTCAACTGTCTTCCCTACTTCTACGTGATAGGGACAAGTAAGTGCGGTACGACAGATATATGGGAGAAGATCTTGTCTCATCCTGATGTCATTAATGTCCCAAAAGAACCACATTGGTGGGGACCCCGTCGCCTTGGATTTACTGGAACACCATGTCATGGAAAAGAGG TATTGGCCATACGAAAGCTCACAGGAGGAGAGGATGACAGCTCTTTTGAATGGTATCTTAATCTATACAAATCTTTAGGAGTTCCGAAAATAATAAGCAATAATGTCACAGCGGCAACGGGGATTCCTTACTATCCTAAAGTTTTTG GCGATGCCTCGATATCTACTAGCTACACCATTGGGTTGGATTGGACTAAGACTTTCCCAAACGCTTCGGAGCCCGTGTATACCAATGCACAACTTCTCCGAGCAGTACAGCCTAATGCAAAAATCATCCTTATGGTTAGAGATCCAACAGTAAG GGCAATCTCATATTATTGGTATAGCTTCGGAAATGGAAATCCGAAAAGTTTCCACGACATCACGGTCAAACAAATTGGATGTTTAAGAGACTGTCTTCAGAAACATAATATTCGCTACTGTGCATATGCGGCAGGTTGT CCCTATACCGTATTTCCTGCACTAAAGGGTGGACTCTACTCGGTATTCGCTCGTGATTGGATGGAAGCTTTTTCACCTGACGGAGTACTCGTCATTCGATTAGAGGATTTGGAGACACAACCTCTTTCTACGTAcagaaaaatcattaaatttctcGACTTAG GACAACTGAgcgaagagagagagaatgaaatcATCTACGCTCCTAAGAAGAACGTGAACAGAAGGAGGAAACAGATTCTTCCAGAAACTAAACAGATTTTGGACGATTTTTACGCACCTTACAACAAGGATATGGCGCTTTTAATGAAAGATGACAAATTCTTATATCCTGTAACATAA